Genomic segment of Candidatus Latescibacter sp.:
CGGTTTCGGCGCCTATGCCGAAAAGAATCTCAAGTGTCTTGGAATCGGATTCACCCATGTCAAAGGCGAACATGGAACAATCATCGATCCTGACCGGGTGCGGGATGAGATGAAACGGAAACGCCATCAATTCATCTACATCACTCACAACGAAAGCTCAACCGCAGTTGTGAACCCGCTTCCTCCCATCGGAGAAATCGCCCGTGAATTCGACGCTCTGGTTCTAGTGGATGCAGTTTCGGGTGTGGGCGGAGTGGTGATCGACATGGACGACGCCGGGGCAGATGTGGTCGCCGGAGCGAGCCAGAAATGCCTGGAGCTTCCTCCCGGACTGGCGCCGGTGGCGGTGGGAAAACGCGCCTGGGAATACATGGACCGGATGACCAGCCGCCGGGTGCCATTTATCCTCGATTTCCAGGTCTGGAAAAAGGCGTATATCGACCAGTATGACTGGCATCCGCAGCCGGTAACCGGCGCAACCACCATGTTATATGCTCTGGACTGGGTGATAGACCAGATCATCGCCGAGGGTCTGGTGAACCGTCAGGAAAGGTTCCGCGCCGCCGGCGAGCGCCTCAAGAAGGGATTGACGGCACTCGGATTCAAGCTCGGCGCCGACCAGCGCTACGCTTCCCCGGTGGTGACCGAGTTCATCGCTCCGGAAGGCATATCGGGAGAAGCTGTCCGCGATTACTATCTCATGAAGCACAACACCATGGTAGGATATGGCGCACGGACGAACAAGGAGGGAATGAAGATATCCTTCCGCATCGCTCATTTCGGGCTTGCGGCCGATCCTGTTCGTATAGATCACATGATAACCATCACCCGGAAATTCATGGAAGAGGAAATAAAGTAAAGAAGGGACAAAGACACAGAGGCGCAAAGGAAAAGCCTTAAAGTA
This window contains:
- a CDS encoding aminotransferase class V-fold PLP-dependent enzyme, translated to MSFIMKKPLLMIPGPMDVPDEVLRRCGHQVFPHYDVGTDFPAFYHQLTEKAKMVFGIREGYVFIPNGSGTTAVNMMIASLCTPDDDVLIMNNGGFGAYAEKNLKCLGIGFTHVKGEHGTIIDPDRVRDEMKRKRHQFIYITHNESSTAVVNPLPPIGEIAREFDALVLVDAVSGVGGVVIDMDDAGADVVAGASQKCLELPPGLAPVAVGKRAWEYMDRMTSRRVPFILDFQVWKKAYIDQYDWHPQPVTGATTMLYALDWVIDQIIAEGLVNRQERFRAAGERLKKGLTALGFKLGADQRYASPVVTEFIAPEGISGEAVRDYYLMKHNTMVGYGARTNKEGMKISFRIAHFGLAADPVRIDHMITITRKFMEEEIK